Genomic segment of Pseudothermotoga hypogea DSM 11164 = NBRC 106472:
ATGCAGAGCCCGATCAACATGGTAGGAAAGTTACCCGGTGGGATCGTGTTCGTGGGTGGTGGAGCCAAAATACCCCGTCTCATAGACCTGGCCTTAGACGTGTTCGAAGGTCCGGCGCGCGTTGGAACGTTCAACGTTACGAACGTGCCCATTTTGAACGATGACGAGGCTGCGGACGATCCCGCACTGTGTGGTGTGCTGGGTGGAATAGTCCAACTCTTGAGGCAGAGTCAACCCATCGTTTCAGCAAAAACATCGAGTTCGAAAGAAAGTTTCTTCAGGAAGCTCGTTGAGATGTTCAAGAGTTTGTGGTGAACTTGAGGAGGCGATCCTATGCCTTTCGAGCTGAGCAAGCAAGAGAAAGGTAAAGAAGCTGAGAAGCTGACAAGAAAGCGAATCCCCATCATAAAGGTCATAGGGGTGGGGGGTGCGGGCAACAACGCGGTGAACCGCATGGCCAAGATGGGTTTGAAAAATGTTGTGCTCATAGCGGTGAACACTGATGTGCAGGTTCTTGAAGAAACCGAAGCGGATCTGAAGATTCAAATAGGAGAACGCAGGACGCGTGGTCTTGGAGCGGGGGGAAATCCAAAGATTGGAGAGGAAGCCGCCCTGGAGAGTTTGGACAAGATAGAACAAGTCCTCAAAGACACTGACATGCTCTTCATCACCGCCGGGTTTGGCGGTGGGACTGGAACAGGTGCCACGCCGGTAATAGCCGAGGCGGCAAAAAAGCTGGGTGTGCTGACGGTTGCCGTTGTCACCACTCCTTTCTACTTCGAAGGCAAGGAAAGATGGCAGAGGGCAATGGAAGGATTGAGAAAAGTCAAGTCGAGTGTGGACACACTCATCAAGGTATCCAACAACAAGTTGCTCGAAGAGCTGCCCGCAGACGTGACGGCAGTCGAAGCATTCGCGGCGGCCGACGAGACGCTCCATCAGGGTGTGAGGGGCATCTCAGAACTCATAACTAAGAGGGGTTACATAAACCTTGACTTCGCTGACGTAGAATCGGTCATGCGCAACGCAGGCGTTGCGATGCTTGGTATAGGCATAGGAAAAGGCGCAAACAGAGCGGCAGAGGCTGCGAAAAAAGCCATGACGAGCAGGTTGATGGAGCAACCTGTGGAGAACGCTAAGGCAATAATACTGAACGTCTCCGCACCGAAGACTGTGCAACTCAGGGAACTCCATCTGGCCGCTTCAATTGTGAGGCAGAGTTGCAGCGAAGAAGCGGACGTCAAGTTCGGCTTGATCATCGACGATGATCTTAAGGAAGACGAAATGAAAGTCACAGTCATAGCGACCGGTTTCGATCAGGAAGAGAGGATACTCTTCCCGGAAACGGACATACCGGCGATCTACAGGTTGGGCCTGGAGGACATGACGAATGCCTGACAGGATTAGGTACAGAAGGATCGGTGAGGTTCTCCTCGAGAAGGGTATCATCGCGAAGGAACAACTCAACAGAGCTCTGGAGCATCAAAAACATACCAAAAAACCCCTCGGTGAGATCTTAGTCGAGTTGGGGTTCGTGACGTGGGAAGAACTCACAGAAGCGCTGGCAGAACAGTACAACCTGCCCATGCTCAAAGATTTTCCCAGGTCCATTCCTGCGGAAGTTTTGAACAGTTTGCCCAGAGCTTTGATTGAGGAGTTGCGTATCATTCCTATCGATAAGCGCGATGATCAACTTGTGCTTGTTACCGACAGCGTTTTCAACCTGAGCAGAATCAGAGGGGAAGTCAAGTTCATCACCGGAAAGGAACCACTGATCTATCTTGTGACACCGTCTTTGTTCGCACTCATGTACAAACAACACGTTCAGGGTGGTATCGCTGAGCTGGCACAACAGATACCAGTTGCGGAAGAGGTTGAACCCGAGGTTTTAACGATCGAGGAAACTGAAGAGCTCGAAGCAGAACCTGAAGCGCCGATCATCAAGATGGTGAACGCCCTCATCCAGAAGGCCGTGCAGATGGAAGCGAGTGATATTCACATAGAACCCTTCAGGAACTACGTGCGTGT
This window contains:
- the ftsZ gene encoding cell division protein FtsZ, with the protein product MPFELSKQEKGKEAEKLTRKRIPIIKVIGVGGAGNNAVNRMAKMGLKNVVLIAVNTDVQVLEETEADLKIQIGERRTRGLGAGGNPKIGEEAALESLDKIEQVLKDTDMLFITAGFGGGTGTGATPVIAEAAKKLGVLTVAVVTTPFYFEGKERWQRAMEGLRKVKSSVDTLIKVSNNKLLEELPADVTAVEAFAAADETLHQGVRGISELITKRGYINLDFADVESVMRNAGVAMLGIGIGKGANRAAEAAKKAMTSRLMEQPVENAKAIILNVSAPKTVQLRELHLAASIVRQSCSEEADVKFGLIIDDDLKEDEMKVTVIATGFDQEERILFPETDIPAIYRLGLEDMTNA